A stretch of Pseudochaenichthys georgianus chromosome 2, fPseGeo1.2, whole genome shotgun sequence DNA encodes these proteins:
- the LOC139432823 gene encoding C-X-C chemokine receptor type 1-like, with protein MSFYFNYEEVFPNYTIHENYTPYVVDPNTLSCETEPLPATPALTLCLILIAIFLLAIPGNLLVGWVIGTSRGALTPSDLYLFHLTIADGLMALTIPFWAIALLKGWIFGDFLCKFLNLVFDANIYTSILFLACISVDRYLVIVHASENVGTRQRKSSRLLCVVVWACSWVLALPALFNDAFKQASDSERMLCHENFDIGSATSWRNVTHGFRLIFGFLLPLFVMIYCYSVTIAKVLQSRGFRKHRAMKVIIAVVVVFLLCWMPYHTTMIVDILMRTDLISFDCALRMSVNQALVITNSLALFHSCINPVLYAFVGEKFRKKTMQLFQQKNRQERVSRTSRSTSQTSEGNGAIL; from the coding sequence ATGTCGTTCTACTTTAACTATGAGGAAGTATTTCCGAATTATACCATCCATGAAAATTACACGCCCTACGTTGTGGATCCAAATACGTTATCATGTGAGACAGAACCGCTGCCTGCGACACCAGCTCTCACGCTGTGTCTCATCCTCATAGCCATCTTTTTACTGGCCATACCGGGGAACCTGTTGGTTGGATGGGTGATCGGCACCAGCAGAGGGGCGCTGACTCCATCGGACTTGTACTTGTTCCACCTGACGATAGCAGACGGTCTGATGGCCCTCACCATCCCGTTCTGGGCCATCGCATTGCTTAAAGGATGGATCTTTGGGGACTTCCTGTGCAAGTTCCTCAACCTCGTCTTTGATGCAAACATCTACACCAGCATCCTCTTCCTGGCCTGCATTAGCGTCGACCGTTATCTGGTGATCGTGCACGCGAGTGAGAACGTCGGGACTCGACAGAGGAAGAGCAGCCGGCTCTTGTGCGTGGTGGTTTGGGCCTGCAGTTGGGTCCTCGCTCTTCCCGCTCTTTTCAACGACGCCTTCAAGCAAGCCTCGGACTCAGAGAGGATGCTCTGCCACGAAAACTTTGACATCGGCAGCGCCACCTCATGGAGGAATGTCACACACGGTTTCCGCCTTATTTTTGGCTTTTTGCTCCCTCTGTTTGTGATGATATATTGCTACAGCGTCACCATCGCCAAGGTGCTGCAAAGTCGAGGTTTCCGGAAGCACCGGGCCATGAAGGTCATCATAGCTGTGGTGGTGGTGTTCCTGCTGTGCTGGATGCCGTACCACACGACCATGATTGTGGACATCCTCATGAGGACGGATCTGATTAGTTTTGACTGTGCTTTGAGGATGTCAGTTAACCAGgctttggtgataacaaacagCCTGGCTCTGTTCCACAGCTGCATCAACCCTGTCCTCTACGCCTTCGTGGGAGAGAAGTTCAGGAAGAAGACGATGCAGCTTTTTCAgcagaaaaacagacaggagcgGGTGTCTAGGACCAGCAGGTCCACATCGCAGACCTCAGAAGGCAACGGAGCTATTCTCTAA
- the arpc2 gene encoding actin-related protein 2/3 complex subunit 2, whose product MILLEINNRIIEETLSLKFDGASNGTKPEGLDVTFADFDGVLYHISNPNGEKTKVMVSISLKFYKELQEHGADELLKRIYGDFLVSTEDGYNVSLLYDLDALPANKEEVIHQAGMLKRNCFASVFEKYFKFQEEGKEGEERAVVHYRDDESMYLEAKKDRVTVVFSTVFKDDDDVIIGKVFMQEFKEGRRASHTAPQVLFSHREPPLELKDTDAAVGDNIGYITFVLFPRHTNANARDNTINLIHTFRDYLHYHIKCSKAYIHTRMRAKTSEFLKVLNRARPDAEKKEMKTMSGKTFSR is encoded by the exons ATGATCCTGTTAGAGATCAATAACCGTATCATAGAGGAGACGCTGTCGCTGAAGTTTGACGGCGCGTCCAACGG CACCAAGCCAGAGGGCCTCGATGTGACGTTTGCAG ACTTCGATGGCGTCCTGTACCACATCTCCAACCCCAACGGGGAGAAGACCAAAGTGATGGTCAGCATCTCCCTGAAGTTCTACAAGGAGCTGCAGGAGCATGGGGCTGACGAG CTGCTCAAGAGGATCTATGGAGACTTCCTGGTTTCAACAGAGGATG GCTACAACGTGTCCCTGCTCTACGACCTGGATGCGCTACCAGCCAATAAAGAGGAGGTGATCCACCAGGCGGGGATGCTGAAGAGGAACTGCTTCGCCTCCGTGTTCGAGAAGTACTTCAAGTTTCAGGAAGAGGGCAAGGAGGGCGAGGAGAGGGCCGTGGTCCACTACAGAGACGATGAGTCCAT GTATCTGGAGGCTAAGAAAGACAGAGTGACGGTGGTGTTCAGCACGGTGTTCAAAGACGACGACGACGTCATCATCGGCAAAGTCTTCATGCAG GAGTTCAAAGAGGGTCGGAGAGCCAGCCACACGGCCCCCCAGGTGCTGTTCAGCCACCGGGAGCCCCCGCTGGAGCTGAAGGACACGGACGCCGCTGTCGGGGACAACATCGGATACATCACCTTCG TCCTGTTCCCTCGTCACACCAATGCCAATGCCAGAGACAACACCATCAACCTCATCCACACCTTCAGGGACTACCTGCACTACCACATAAAGTGCTCCAAG GCCTACATCCACACACGCATGAGGGCCAAGACGTCAGAGTTCCTCAAGGTGCTGAACCGCGCTCGCCCCGACGCCGAGAAGAAGGAGATGAAGACCATGTC TGGAAAGACGTTCTCCCGCTGA